A DNA window from Phyllostomus discolor isolate MPI-MPIP mPhyDis1 chromosome X, mPhyDis1.pri.v3, whole genome shotgun sequence contains the following coding sequences:
- the RPL10 gene encoding 60S ribosomal protein L10 isoform X1, whose product MGRRPARCYRYCKNKPYPKSRFCRGVPDAKIRIFDLGRKKAKVDEFPLCGHMVSDEYEQLSSEALEAARICANKYMVKSCGKDGFHIRVRLHPFHVIRINKMLSCAGADRLQTGMRGAFGKPQGTVARVHIGQVIMSIRTKLQNKEHVIEALRRAKFKFPGRQKIHISKKWGFTKFNADEFEDMVAEKRLIPDGCGVKYIPNRGPLEKWRALHS is encoded by the exons ATGGGCCGCCGCCCTGCCCGGTG ttACCGGTATTGCAAGAACAAGCCGTACCCAAAGTCTCGCTTCTGCCGAGGTGTCCCTG ATGCCAAGATCCGCATCTTTGACCTGGGCCGGAAAAAGGCAAAAGTGGATGAGTTCCCACTCTGTGGCCACATGGTGTCGGATGAATATGAGCAGCTCTCCTCCGAAG CCCTGGAGGCTGCCCGTATTTGTGCCAACAAGTACATGGTGAAAAGCTGTGGCAAAGATGGCTTTCACATCCGAGTGCGGCTCCACCCCTTCCATGTCATCCGCATCAACAAGATGTTGTCCTGTGCTGGGGCTGACAG GCTCCAGACAGGTATGCGAGGTGCCTTTGGAAAGCCCCAGGGCACAGTGGCCAGGGTCCACATTGGCCAAGTCATTATGTCCATCCGCACCAAGCTGCAGAACAAGGAGCATGTGATTGAGGCACTACGCAGAGCCAAGTTCAAGTTTCCTGGCCGCCAGAAG ATCCACATCTCCAAGAAGTGGGGCTTTACTAAGTTTAATGCGGATGAATTTGAAGACATGGTGGCTGAAAAGCGGCTCATCCCAGATGGCTGTGGGGTCAAGTACATCCCTAATCGTGGTCCCCTGGAAAAATGGCGGGCTCTGCACTCATAA
- the RPL10 gene encoding 60S ribosomal protein L10 isoform X2 has protein sequence MGRRPARCYRYCKNKPYPKSRFCRGVPDAKIRIFDLGRKKAKVDEFPLCGHMVSDEYEQLSSEALEAARICANKYMVKSCGKDGFHIRVRLHPFHVIRINKMLSCAGADRYARCLWKAPGHSGQGPHWPSHYVHPHQAAEQGACD, from the exons ATGGGCCGCCGCCCTGCCCGGTG ttACCGGTATTGCAAGAACAAGCCGTACCCAAAGTCTCGCTTCTGCCGAGGTGTCCCTG ATGCCAAGATCCGCATCTTTGACCTGGGCCGGAAAAAGGCAAAAGTGGATGAGTTCCCACTCTGTGGCCACATGGTGTCGGATGAATATGAGCAGCTCTCCTCCGAAG CCCTGGAGGCTGCCCGTATTTGTGCCAACAAGTACATGGTGAAAAGCTGTGGCAAAGATGGCTTTCACATCCGAGTGCGGCTCCACCCCTTCCATGTCATCCGCATCAACAAGATGTTGTCCTGTGCTGGGGCTGACAG GTATGCGAGGTGCCTTTGGAAAGCCCCAGGGCACAGTGGCCAGGGTCCACATTGGCCAAGTCATTATGTCCATCCGCACCAAGCTGCAGAACAAGGAGCATGTGATTGA
- the DNASE1L1 gene encoding deoxyribonuclease-1-like 1 isoform X3 gives MRCPAMLLLLVGGVGAFRICAFNTQRLTLAKVAREQVMDTLVRIVARCDIMVLQEVVDPSPSVISLLIRELNRYDGSGPYSFLSSPSLGRSTYTEKYVYIYRSHKTQVQDHYVYNDEDDVFAREPFVAQFTLPSKVLPSLVLVPLHTTPKAVEKELNALYDVFLDVSQHWQSKDMILLGDFNADCGSLTKKRLNELVLRTQADFYWAIADEKDTTVRATTHCAYDRIVLHGERCRSLQHRAAAFDFPSVFQLTEEEALNISDHYPVEVELELNRAAHQIQPLSLATLLLPSLLLVLPPLLPPSWA, from the exons ATGCGCTGCCCAGCTATGCTCCTGCTCCTGGTTGGTGGGGTCGGGGCCTTTCGAATCTGTGCCTTCAACACCCAGCGGCTGACACTTGCCAAGGTGGCCAGGGAGCAGGTGATGGACACCTTAGTTCGG ATCGTGGCCCGCTGTGACATCATGGTGCTGCAGGAGGTGGTTGATCCTTCTCCCAGTGTCATCTCCCTCCTGATTCGAGAGCTCAACCG ATACGATGGCTCTGGGCCCTACAGCTTCCTGAGCAGCCCCTCTCTGGGGCGCAGCACGTACACGGAGAAGTACGTGTACATCTACCG GTCGCACAAGACACAGGTCCAGGATCACTATGTGTACAATGACGAGGATGACGTCTTTGCTCGGGAGCCCTTCGTGGCCCAGTTCACTTTGCCCAGCAAGG TCCTTCCCAGCTTGGTGTTGGTCCCCCTACACACCACTCCGAAGGCTGTAGAGAAGGAGCTGAACGCCCTGTACGATGTGTTTCTGGATGTCTCCCAGCACTGGCAGAGCAAG GACATGATCCTGCTTGGGGACTTCAATGCTGACTGTGGTTCACTGACCAAAAAGCGCCTGAATGAGCTGGTACTGAGGACTCAGGCCGACTTCTACTGGGCAATTGCCGATGAGAAGGACACTACGGTGCGGGCCACCACCCACTGTGCCTACGACCGCATAGTGCTGCATGGAGAGCGCTGCCGGAGCCTACAACACAGGGCCGCAGCCTTCGACTTCCCCAGCGTGTTCCAGCTCACTGAGGAGGAG GCCCTCAACATCAGTGACCATTACCCCGTGGAGGTGGAGCTGGAGCTGAACAGGGCAGCACACCAGATCCAGCCCCTCAGTCTCGCCACTCTGTTGCTGCCAtcactgctgctggtgctgccgCCACTCCTGCCCCCAAGCTGGGCTTGA
- the DNASE1L1 gene encoding deoxyribonuclease-1-like 1 isoform X2, with translation MLLGGSPRAGTECRVWENPAPGRCCDSVGSLHPLTAEAGVQTSWSVQSRAQVGLHLEATWIPPEGPSSVNTAMRCPAMLLLLVGGVGAFRICAFNTQRLTLAKVAREQVMDTLVRIVARCDIMVLQEVVDPSPSVISLLIRELNRYDGSGPYSFLSSPSLGRSTYTEKYVYIYRSHKTQVQDHYVYNDEDDVFAREPFVAQFTLPSKVLPSLVLVPLHTTPKAVEKELNALYDVFLDVSQHWQSKDMILLGDFNADCGSLTKKRLNELVLRTQADFYWAIADEKDTTVRATTHCAYDRIVLHGERCRSLQHRAAAFDFPSVFQLTEEEALNISDHYPVEVELELNRAAHQIQPLSLATLLLPSLLLVLPPLLPPSWA, from the exons ATGCTGCTTGGAGGGAGTCCCAGAGCGGGGACTGAGTGCCGGGTCTGGGAGAATCCAGCCCCGG GCAGGTGTTGTGATTCCGTGGGGAGTCTCCATCCGCTTACAGCTGAGGCAGGTGTGCAGACAAGCTGGTCTGTGCAG AGCCGAGCCCAGGTGGGACTGCATCTCGAGGCAACCTGGATTCCTCCAGAGGGTCCCAGTAGCGTGAACACAGCCATGCGCTGCCCAGCTATGCTCCTGCTCCTGGTTGGTGGGGTCGGGGCCTTTCGAATCTGTGCCTTCAACACCCAGCGGCTGACACTTGCCAAGGTGGCCAGGGAGCAGGTGATGGACACCTTAGTTCGG ATCGTGGCCCGCTGTGACATCATGGTGCTGCAGGAGGTGGTTGATCCTTCTCCCAGTGTCATCTCCCTCCTGATTCGAGAGCTCAACCG ATACGATGGCTCTGGGCCCTACAGCTTCCTGAGCAGCCCCTCTCTGGGGCGCAGCACGTACACGGAGAAGTACGTGTACATCTACCG GTCGCACAAGACACAGGTCCAGGATCACTATGTGTACAATGACGAGGATGACGTCTTTGCTCGGGAGCCCTTCGTGGCCCAGTTCACTTTGCCCAGCAAGG TCCTTCCCAGCTTGGTGTTGGTCCCCCTACACACCACTCCGAAGGCTGTAGAGAAGGAGCTGAACGCCCTGTACGATGTGTTTCTGGATGTCTCCCAGCACTGGCAGAGCAAG GACATGATCCTGCTTGGGGACTTCAATGCTGACTGTGGTTCACTGACCAAAAAGCGCCTGAATGAGCTGGTACTGAGGACTCAGGCCGACTTCTACTGGGCAATTGCCGATGAGAAGGACACTACGGTGCGGGCCACCACCCACTGTGCCTACGACCGCATAGTGCTGCATGGAGAGCGCTGCCGGAGCCTACAACACAGGGCCGCAGCCTTCGACTTCCCCAGCGTGTTCCAGCTCACTGAGGAGGAG GCCCTCAACATCAGTGACCATTACCCCGTGGAGGTGGAGCTGGAGCTGAACAGGGCAGCACACCAGATCCAGCCCCTCAGTCTCGCCACTCTGTTGCTGCCAtcactgctgctggtgctgccgCCACTCCTGCCCCCAAGCTGGGCTTGA
- the DNASE1L1 gene encoding deoxyribonuclease-1-like 1 isoform X1, producing MSSSFCVFPRQMLLGGSPRAGTECRVWENPAPGRCCDSVGSLHPLTAEAGVQTSWSVQSRAQVGLHLEATWIPPEGPSSVNTAMRCPAMLLLLVGGVGAFRICAFNTQRLTLAKVAREQVMDTLVRIVARCDIMVLQEVVDPSPSVISLLIRELNRYDGSGPYSFLSSPSLGRSTYTEKYVYIYRSHKTQVQDHYVYNDEDDVFAREPFVAQFTLPSKVLPSLVLVPLHTTPKAVEKELNALYDVFLDVSQHWQSKDMILLGDFNADCGSLTKKRLNELVLRTQADFYWAIADEKDTTVRATTHCAYDRIVLHGERCRSLQHRAAAFDFPSVFQLTEEEALNISDHYPVEVELELNRAAHQIQPLSLATLLLPSLLLVLPPLLPPSWA from the exons ATGAGCTCCAGCTTTTGCGTCTTCCCTCGCCAGATGCTGCTTGGAGGGAGTCCCAGAGCGGGGACTGAGTGCCGGGTCTGGGAGAATCCAGCCCCGG GCAGGTGTTGTGATTCCGTGGGGAGTCTCCATCCGCTTACAGCTGAGGCAGGTGTGCAGACAAGCTGGTCTGTGCAG AGCCGAGCCCAGGTGGGACTGCATCTCGAGGCAACCTGGATTCCTCCAGAGGGTCCCAGTAGCGTGAACACAGCCATGCGCTGCCCAGCTATGCTCCTGCTCCTGGTTGGTGGGGTCGGGGCCTTTCGAATCTGTGCCTTCAACACCCAGCGGCTGACACTTGCCAAGGTGGCCAGGGAGCAGGTGATGGACACCTTAGTTCGG ATCGTGGCCCGCTGTGACATCATGGTGCTGCAGGAGGTGGTTGATCCTTCTCCCAGTGTCATCTCCCTCCTGATTCGAGAGCTCAACCG ATACGATGGCTCTGGGCCCTACAGCTTCCTGAGCAGCCCCTCTCTGGGGCGCAGCACGTACACGGAGAAGTACGTGTACATCTACCG GTCGCACAAGACACAGGTCCAGGATCACTATGTGTACAATGACGAGGATGACGTCTTTGCTCGGGAGCCCTTCGTGGCCCAGTTCACTTTGCCCAGCAAGG TCCTTCCCAGCTTGGTGTTGGTCCCCCTACACACCACTCCGAAGGCTGTAGAGAAGGAGCTGAACGCCCTGTACGATGTGTTTCTGGATGTCTCCCAGCACTGGCAGAGCAAG GACATGATCCTGCTTGGGGACTTCAATGCTGACTGTGGTTCACTGACCAAAAAGCGCCTGAATGAGCTGGTACTGAGGACTCAGGCCGACTTCTACTGGGCAATTGCCGATGAGAAGGACACTACGGTGCGGGCCACCACCCACTGTGCCTACGACCGCATAGTGCTGCATGGAGAGCGCTGCCGGAGCCTACAACACAGGGCCGCAGCCTTCGACTTCCCCAGCGTGTTCCAGCTCACTGAGGAGGAG GCCCTCAACATCAGTGACCATTACCCCGTGGAGGTGGAGCTGGAGCTGAACAGGGCAGCACACCAGATCCAGCCCCTCAGTCTCGCCACTCTGTTGCTGCCAtcactgctgctggtgctgccgCCACTCCTGCCCCCAAGCTGGGCTTGA